A part of Acidisarcina sp. genomic DNA contains:
- a CDS encoding efflux RND transporter permease subunit, whose amino-acid sequence MRLVLAALTRPLAVIVALIAILAGFIMSLGRMRTDIFPEVGNPVIYVAQPYGGMTPAQMEGFLTYYYEYHFLYITGIQSVDSKSVQGAALMKLTFREGSNMQQAMAETVGYVTRARAFMPPGTVPPFITRFDPGSVAVGLLLFTSSTHTQGELQNYALNQVRPLFATLPGVSAPPPFGGNQRTIVVTLDPDKLKQYRISPEQAISAVSSGSVVAPSGNLYDGSLNRIVRTNATLGPELGDLMNTPVHPGSGTSVYLRDIGSVENGTDIVTAYAHVDGRRTVYIPVTKRADASTIAVISAVKAALPVFKKAIPEDVDVQLAFDQSRYVSNAISGLVREALLGAVLTGLVVLLFLRDWRGALIVVANIPFALATAVLLLWATGQTINIMTLGGLALAVGVLVDEATVEIENIHTQLLPGISRARAVLEACKRTVIARLLSMLCVLAVFVPSFFMSGVGRQLFVPLSLAVGFAMIASYLLSSSLVPVFATWMMKESHRREEMEGAFGRLRARYERLLEIVLRRRWSVILGYFAISAIILLLVAPRLGTEIFPDSNGPVLRMRLKAPIGTRIEETEPMVLHALDLIGKTIGKQYVEITSDYVGVQPSSYPVNLIHLFTSGPEEALVQVQLRPGHPDDERLREELRAAFSKDLPNLKLSFEAGDIISQVMSFGSPTPVQIDVQGVDLDQNYAYLAKIETELRKLSFLRDISVVQSQKYPTVDINIDRQYAGQFGLTMADITASMVPATGSSRFIAPNYWRDPRTGNAFQIQVQIPPNRAQGLPALSSLPLMRDGLSQPQLDQVASLRYSTMPEMIERLSGQRVVSLTANLHGITLGEAQKKIQAALKNIAAPPKGSTVTVRGEIPALDETISGLQIGLLLAIASIFLLLMANFQSLRLPLAILSTIPGVLCGVVLMLLLTGTTLNIQSFMGAIMAAGISVANSILLVSFAEQARHEEGAEAAARTGAIGRLRAILMTATAMVCGMIPMAIGFGEGGAQAAPLGRAVIGGLIFSTFTTLAVLPAIYALLQRRASVTSNSLNPLDPASRYYVQP is encoded by the coding sequence ATGCGCCTTGTTCTAGCAGCTTTAACCCGCCCGCTTGCTGTCATCGTCGCGTTGATCGCGATCCTGGCTGGATTCATCATGTCTCTGGGTCGAATGCGCACGGATATCTTCCCGGAGGTGGGCAATCCCGTCATCTATGTAGCGCAGCCGTACGGCGGCATGACTCCGGCACAAATGGAAGGCTTCCTCACTTATTACTACGAATACCATTTCCTCTACATTACGGGTATTCAGTCGGTCGATAGCAAGAGCGTTCAAGGGGCCGCACTGATGAAGCTGACCTTCCGCGAAGGAAGCAACATGCAGCAGGCCATGGCGGAGACAGTCGGCTACGTCACGCGTGCGCGGGCCTTCATGCCTCCCGGCACGGTGCCTCCGTTCATCACCCGTTTCGATCCTGGGAGCGTAGCCGTAGGCTTACTGCTCTTTACAAGTTCGACACATACCCAGGGCGAACTACAGAACTACGCCCTCAATCAGGTGAGGCCGCTATTTGCGACTTTGCCAGGAGTCTCCGCACCTCCACCTTTCGGCGGCAATCAAAGGACCATCGTCGTCACGCTTGACCCTGACAAGCTGAAACAGTACCGCATCTCCCCTGAGCAGGCCATCTCCGCCGTGAGTAGCGGCTCGGTCGTAGCGCCATCCGGCAATCTATATGACGGCTCCCTCAATCGCATCGTACGCACCAACGCAACGCTTGGGCCGGAGCTGGGCGACCTGATGAATACACCGGTCCATCCCGGATCGGGCACTAGCGTCTATCTTCGGGATATTGGGTCGGTAGAGAACGGAACCGACATTGTGACGGCTTACGCCCATGTCGATGGCCGGCGCACTGTCTATATACCAGTAACCAAGCGTGCGGATGCTTCCACGATCGCCGTCATCAGTGCTGTGAAGGCAGCTTTACCCGTATTCAAGAAGGCGATCCCCGAGGATGTGGATGTACAGCTAGCCTTTGATCAGTCTAGATATGTGTCGAACGCTATCAGCGGCCTCGTCCGGGAAGCGCTTCTAGGCGCTGTCCTGACGGGACTCGTCGTACTGCTTTTTCTCCGGGACTGGCGAGGCGCACTTATTGTGGTTGCGAACATCCCTTTCGCTCTCGCAACTGCGGTACTTCTTCTCTGGGCGACAGGGCAGACCATCAATATTATGACCTTGGGCGGTTTGGCGCTGGCTGTCGGCGTCCTCGTCGATGAAGCTACGGTAGAGATTGAGAACATCCACACTCAACTCTTACCTGGAATATCCCGCGCCAGAGCCGTCCTTGAAGCCTGCAAACGGACGGTGATTGCACGTCTGCTCTCCATGTTGTGCGTGCTTGCCGTTTTTGTTCCCTCCTTCTTCATGAGTGGGGTCGGACGGCAACTGTTTGTTCCGCTTTCACTCGCAGTTGGCTTCGCGATGATCGCCTCCTATTTGCTCTCCAGCTCCCTGGTTCCCGTCTTCGCCACGTGGATGATGAAGGAGTCGCATCGCCGAGAGGAGATGGAAGGAGCCTTCGGTCGGCTAAGGGCCCGCTACGAGCGGCTGCTAGAGATTGTTCTCAGACGTAGATGGTCCGTCATCCTCGGCTACTTCGCTATCTCGGCAATCATCCTTCTTCTTGTTGCGCCACGGCTGGGAACTGAGATATTCCCAGACTCCAACGGTCCGGTACTGCGGATGCGCCTCAAGGCTCCCATCGGAACGCGCATCGAAGAGACCGAGCCGATGGTGTTGCACGCACTCGATCTCATCGGCAAAACCATAGGCAAGCAGTATGTTGAGATTACGTCCGACTATGTTGGCGTGCAGCCATCAAGCTACCCGGTAAACCTAATTCACCTTTTCACCAGCGGGCCAGAAGAAGCGCTGGTGCAGGTGCAGCTTCGACCTGGACATCCAGATGATGAACGCCTACGCGAAGAGCTGCGAGCCGCCTTTAGCAAAGATCTGCCGAATCTGAAGCTCTCGTTCGAAGCAGGTGACATCATCTCGCAGGTGATGAGCTTCGGTTCGCCAACTCCGGTGCAGATCGACGTGCAGGGAGTCGACCTCGATCAGAACTACGCCTATCTCGCCAAGATAGAGACGGAACTTCGCAAGCTGAGCTTTCTGCGCGATATCTCAGTGGTGCAGTCGCAGAAGTATCCGACGGTCGATATAAATATCGACCGTCAGTATGCGGGGCAGTTTGGCCTCACCATGGCTGATATCACCGCCTCCATGGTTCCTGCGACAGGCTCTTCACGCTTCATTGCTCCAAACTACTGGCGCGATCCCCGCACAGGTAACGCGTTCCAGATTCAGGTGCAGATCCCACCGAACCGTGCGCAAGGTCTCCCAGCTTTGTCATCTCTTCCGTTGATGCGCGATGGCCTGTCACAACCTCAGCTCGATCAGGTCGCAAGCCTGCGGTACAGCACCATGCCGGAGATGATCGAGCGTCTGAGCGGCCAGCGCGTCGTGAGCCTGACAGCCAATCTGCACGGCATAACGCTAGGTGAGGCACAGAAGAAGATTCAGGCTGCGCTCAAGAACATCGCGGCGCCTCCCAAGGGTTCTACGGTAACGGTTCGGGGGGAAATTCCCGCTCTTGACGAGACTATATCGGGCTTGCAAATAGGCCTTCTACTCGCGATCGCATCCATCTTTCTCCTTCTCATGGCGAACTTTCAGTCGCTACGACTGCCACTGGCCATCTTGAGCACGATACCGGGCGTGCTCTGTGGCGTGGTGCTGATGCTGCTTCTTACCGGAACTACGCTTAACATCCAGTCGTTTATGGGAGCGATTATGGCGGCAGGAATCTCGGTTGCTAATTCCATCCTTCTGGTGAGCTTTGCTGAGCAGGCTCGGCATGAAGAAGGTGCAGAGGCTGCCGCACGCACGGGCGCGATTGGTCGCCTTCGCGCGATTCTGATGACTGCCACGGCCATGGTCTGTGGCATGATTCCGATGGCCATCGGTTTCGGAGAAGGTGGAGCGCAAGCCGCGCCTCTTGGTCGCGCCGTGATCGGCGGCCTCATCTTCTCGACTTTCACGACTCTGGCGGTCCTGCCGGCAATCTACGCCCTTCTGCAGCGACGCGCCTCTGTCACTTCAAATTCACTGAACCCACTGGATCCCGCGAGCCGCTATTATGTACAGCCGTAA
- a CDS encoding efflux RND transporter periplasmic adaptor subunit → MYSRKTVALLTFAFCLPAIAQTPAHVEFATVEGRNPSRTISLPAELAPFLQADIEARVPGYIERVLVDRGSNVRRGQLLVELSAPELKAQTAAAESTLHQAEADQSQAEAQAAAVESTFVRLQEASKTPGAIAGNELVQTEKQLDAARSGVESRKAATRAAQERFRATQETEAYLRVAAPFDGTITDRFVHPGMLVQANAHMPLLKLQQTGHLRLTVPVPETYVGHVVRGVSVSFHIAAQPGKTYTAKIARVSSALDPQSRTMMVELDAYNKDGTLAPGMYPSVDWPVSSAEPLLLVPSTSVVSTTERTFVITSVNGHAHWVDVRKGAAFGEQVAIRGNVKQGEKVLKRASDEIREGAPLL, encoded by the coding sequence ATGTACAGCCGTAAGACAGTTGCCCTCCTGACCTTCGCCTTCTGCCTGCCAGCTATCGCGCAGACTCCTGCCCACGTAGAGTTTGCGACGGTAGAAGGCCGCAATCCATCACGAACCATCTCTCTACCTGCGGAACTTGCACCCTTTCTGCAGGCCGATATCGAGGCCCGCGTCCCCGGCTATATCGAGCGCGTGCTAGTGGATCGCGGCAGTAATGTGCGGCGTGGCCAATTGCTGGTCGAGCTCTCCGCACCCGAACTAAAGGCCCAGACTGCAGCCGCCGAGTCGACTCTTCATCAGGCAGAAGCCGATCAAAGCCAGGCGGAGGCTCAGGCAGCAGCTGTCGAGAGCACCTTTGTCCGGCTACAGGAAGCGTCGAAGACGCCTGGAGCAATCGCGGGCAACGAACTTGTTCAGACAGAGAAGCAACTCGATGCAGCACGATCGGGCGTCGAGAGCAGAAAGGCGGCCACACGGGCAGCCCAGGAGAGATTCCGTGCGACCCAGGAGACAGAGGCTTATCTCCGCGTCGCGGCGCCTTTCGACGGTACTATCACGGACCGGTTTGTTCATCCGGGGATGCTGGTTCAAGCAAATGCCCATATGCCTTTGCTCAAACTCCAGCAGACTGGGCATCTTCGTCTGACCGTTCCAGTGCCGGAGACCTACGTGGGCCATGTGGTACGTGGTGTATCCGTTAGCTTCCACATTGCAGCGCAACCGGGCAAGACATATACAGCGAAGATCGCTAGGGTCTCCAGCGCTCTAGATCCTCAGAGCCGGACGATGATGGTGGAGCTCGACGCCTACAACAAGGACGGCACTTTGGCTCCTGGCATGTATCCATCCGTCGATTGGCCTGTTAGTTCAGCCGAGCCGCTCCTGCTGGTGCCATCGACGAGTGTCGTCTCAACAACGGAACGCACCTTCGTGATCACTTCAGTCAATGGACATGCGCATTGGGTCGACGTTCGCAAGGGTGCGGCTTTTGGGGAACAAGTCGCGATCCGTGGAAATGTCAAACAAGGCGAAAAGGTTCTAAAGCGTGCGTCCGATGAGATTCGAGAGGGAGCGCCATTGCTTTGA